In one Geoglobus acetivorans genomic region, the following are encoded:
- a CDS encoding radical SAM protein — MLDPELKLKLLILGVRSPRGPLRKGGGGPNGGVGFRVEKSVVSAPVRQSYARNSPFKIIQDGEKYVLYEFEHRIGYVEYPEPGYYGTNIGGVPAERYVALDGYDTLVSAVSRKCIHWELGKKCSFCNIQKGLKESIDMKDPELLAQAVKIAHEKDRKRHLTLTTGTVNTTDRGAELLAAAVKAIKKEVDIPVHVQIEPVNRHWIERLYESGADTIGIHVEVFDDEIRPKVIPGKLSLDDYLDAWKTAIGVFGEWNVSSWLLTGLGERPDSITRGLETMLSMAVYPFIAPYRPPPGEERGPPDLNYHTNLLEKIEETLGDLQIHPPEFKSGCPRCGGCSFIPELF, encoded by the coding sequence ATGCTTGATCCCGAACTGAAGCTGAAGCTCCTAATCCTTGGAGTGAGAAGTCCAAGGGGCCCACTAAGGAAAGGCGGCGGCGGGCCGAATGGAGGAGTTGGATTCAGAGTGGAGAAATCAGTAGTATCAGCACCAGTACGGCAGAGCTACGCCAGAAACTCGCCATTCAAAATCATTCAGGATGGCGAAAAATATGTCCTTTACGAGTTTGAACACAGGATAGGTTATGTGGAATACCCTGAGCCGGGCTATTACGGGACGAATATTGGAGGTGTTCCAGCAGAGAGATATGTTGCTTTGGATGGATACGACACCCTTGTTTCTGCAGTTTCAAGAAAATGCATCCACTGGGAACTCGGCAAAAAATGTTCATTCTGTAACATTCAGAAGGGGCTTAAAGAATCCATAGACATGAAGGATCCGGAACTGCTGGCTCAGGCCGTAAAAATAGCCCATGAAAAGGACAGGAAAAGGCATCTCACACTGACAACGGGAACCGTGAACACGACAGACAGGGGTGCCGAACTTCTTGCAGCAGCAGTTAAAGCAATAAAAAAAGAAGTGGATATTCCAGTTCATGTTCAAATCGAACCTGTAAACCGGCACTGGATAGAGAGACTGTATGAAAGCGGTGCAGACACGATCGGGATACACGTTGAGGTATTTGACGATGAGATCAGACCAAAGGTCATTCCAGGAAAATTATCCCTCGATGACTACCTTGATGCGTGGAAAACTGCCATTGGCGTGTTTGGAGAATGGAATGTTTCGTCATGGCTCCTAACCGGGCTCGGAGAGAGACCCGACAGCATAACCAGAGGTCTTGAAACAATGCTCAGCATGGCTGTTTACCCGTTCATAGCTCCGTACAGGCCTCCACCTGGAGAAGAACGCGGACCACCAGACCTGAATTATCACACAAATCTGCTCGAAAAAATTGAAGAAACGCTCGGTGATCTGCAGATTCACCCACCGGAATTTAAATCCGGATGTCCCAGATGTGGTGGCTGCTCGTTCATTCCCGAATTGTTCTGA
- a CDS encoding pyridoxal-phosphate dependent enzyme, whose product MKYALHCPMCGKQFRDNGFTLRCPDGCNSIVRTTYFEKLSPQGKGLWRYINHLPVGSLFSYEDYPAILKSEEYSSMYESEIYFIINGYSPDFDVRMKTCTFKEIEAIVSLKYAEEWRRNITLASVGNTATAFLELGKYAENTSVVLFVPEKVFDCTFEIERSENVSLVMVKGGYSRATELAHRFAHARDGWEYEGGGLNFARRDGLATFAYAFFERFGFVPDTYIQAVGSGTGVIAFYEGMKRLGVKPSSMVLAQNSPFTPIVDSWSQGAGKIPEYSFDPLDVIYAKVLSNKKPLYEHRGGLFDILRETKGKAISVTESEAKKAGKLFKKTYGFSLFPAAEVAMAVLEKFDLTGKRILVNITGSGLDNLKKDFKIRKPKPDYVVEEEEDLEMIE is encoded by the coding sequence ATGAAATATGCTCTTCACTGCCCGATGTGTGGCAAACAGTTCAGAGATAATGGATTCACGCTCAGATGCCCGGATGGCTGTAATTCCATCGTGAGAACGACCTATTTTGAAAAACTCAGCCCTCAGGGTAAAGGTTTGTGGAGGTATATCAACCACCTCCCGGTCGGATCACTGTTCAGCTATGAGGATTACCCGGCCATCCTCAAAAGTGAGGAGTATTCATCAATGTATGAAAGCGAGATATACTTCATCATCAACGGATATTCTCCAGATTTCGATGTGAGGATGAAAACGTGCACATTCAAGGAAATTGAAGCAATTGTTTCGTTAAAGTATGCTGAAGAGTGGAGAAGGAACATAACTCTTGCATCCGTGGGAAATACGGCAACAGCATTTCTTGAGCTTGGAAAGTATGCTGAAAATACCAGTGTTGTGCTGTTTGTCCCTGAGAAAGTGTTTGACTGCACATTCGAAATAGAGAGAAGTGAAAATGTGAGTCTTGTCATGGTGAAGGGGGGATACAGCAGAGCCACCGAACTCGCACACAGATTTGCACATGCCAGAGATGGCTGGGAATATGAAGGAGGGGGACTGAATTTCGCCAGACGGGATGGACTTGCAACTTTTGCGTATGCATTTTTCGAGAGGTTTGGGTTTGTCCCCGACACGTATATCCAGGCTGTAGGAAGCGGGACGGGGGTGATTGCATTTTATGAGGGTATGAAGCGCCTTGGGGTGAAGCCATCTTCCATGGTTCTTGCGCAGAATTCACCTTTTACACCGATAGTCGATTCATGGTCGCAGGGGGCTGGGAAAATACCTGAATACTCCTTCGACCCTCTGGACGTCATTTACGCCAAGGTGCTATCAAACAAAAAACCACTTTACGAGCATAGAGGAGGTTTGTTTGACATTCTGAGAGAGACGAAAGGTAAAGCAATATCCGTTACAGAAAGTGAGGCAAAAAAAGCCGGGAAGCTCTTTAAAAAGACCTATGGATTTTCACTCTTTCCTGCCGCAGAGGTGGCCATGGCAGTTCTGGAAAAGTTTGACCTGACGGGTAAAAGAATACTGGTCAACATAACCGGCTCAGGACTTGACAACCTGAAAAAGGATTTTAAAATAAGAAAGCCAAAGCCTGATTACGTTGTTGAGGAGGAAGAGGATCTGGAGATGATCGAATGA
- the comD gene encoding sulfopyruvate decarboxylase subunit alpha gives MIEDEVAARIKSAGITHTLYLPCERIKLLISKLQDNFESVPLSREEEGVGISAGLYLAGQKPLMVIQSSGFGNMVNALLSLTETYRLPLPILISWRGVFGEKIEAQRPMGRKIRSMLNALGIHYTVFDGNNSEDIENTISTAYEENKITAVLLKPDIWSRSEDLAFEPKSFETRKVEVPGGKARYTRYELIQGMKGFLEGKIVVSNIGYPSRELYHVIDQPTNFYMLGSMGLATSIALGINLTGRQVVSIDGDGSILMNPSTIFTAGLLSEGGLKIIAIDNSAYGSTGNQTTATIRADLSLLGISAGLETFRAVTPDQITFHASRPETMFIHALAKPGNARVGTIPLSPEEIRDRFMEAIK, from the coding sequence ATGATTGAGGACGAGGTTGCAGCCAGAATCAAGTCTGCAGGTATCACCCACACACTGTATCTGCCATGCGAAAGGATAAAACTTCTGATTTCAAAACTTCAGGATAATTTCGAGTCCGTTCCCCTTTCGAGGGAAGAGGAAGGTGTAGGAATCTCAGCAGGACTCTATCTTGCGGGACAGAAACCGCTGATGGTGATACAGTCTTCAGGATTCGGAAACATGGTAAATGCCCTTTTAAGCCTTACAGAAACATACAGACTCCCGCTCCCGATACTCATAAGCTGGAGAGGTGTGTTCGGCGAGAAAATCGAGGCTCAGAGACCCATGGGCAGAAAAATCAGAAGCATGCTGAATGCACTCGGTATCCATTATACCGTTTTTGATGGCAACAATTCTGAAGACATTGAAAACACAATCTCCACAGCTTACGAGGAGAATAAGATCACAGCAGTTCTGCTCAAACCGGATATCTGGAGCAGAAGTGAAGACCTTGCCTTTGAACCGAAAAGTTTTGAAACCAGGAAAGTCGAAGTGCCCGGTGGAAAAGCAAGATACACCAGATATGAACTGATCCAGGGAATGAAAGGCTTTCTTGAGGGAAAAATAGTTGTCTCAAACATAGGTTATCCGAGCAGGGAGCTGTATCACGTGATTGATCAGCCCACGAACTTTTACATGCTCGGCAGTATGGGTCTTGCCACTTCAATAGCCCTCGGGATAAATCTAACAGGCAGACAGGTGGTATCCATTGACGGAGACGGTTCAATTCTGATGAATCCCTCAACGATATTCACTGCAGGGCTCCTTTCAGAAGGGGGGTTGAAGATAATAGCAATTGATAATTCTGCATACGGCAGCACAGGAAACCAGACCACTGCCACGATCCGGGCAGATCTTTCGCTCCTCGGAATTTCGGCCGGGCTTGAAACATTCAGAGCCGTAACACCAGATCAAATCACTTTCCATGCCTCCAGGCCTGAAACCATGTTTATCCATGCTCTTGCAAAACCCGGAAACGCCAGAGTTGGGACAATTCCACTCAGCCCGGAGGAGATACGGGACCGGTTCATGGAGGCGATAAAGTGA